GTCCGGGCTGTTCGGGAAAACCTTGCCACCCCCACGCCACAGCGGGCTGGAAGCACGACCGGCGCGAGCACGACCCGTACCTTTTTGACGGAACGGCTTCTTGGTCGACTTGTTGATTTCGCTGCGGTCTTTCTGAGCGCGGTTGCCAGCACGGGCATTCGCCAGATACGCGGTCACAACCTGGTGAACCAGGGCTTCGTTGTATTCGCGACCGAAGAGAGTTTCTGCGGCCTGCAGGCTTTCAACAGCCTGACCTTGCTGATTGATGACTTTCAGTTCCATCACGCACCTGCCTTCACTGCCGGGAGCACGACCACGTCGTTACCCTTGGAACCCGGGACCGAGCCCTTGATCAAGAGAAGCTGACGCTCGGCATCGATCCGGACGACTTCCAGACTCTGCACGGTGCGCTTGACATTACCGTACTGGCCGGCCATGCGCTTGCCCGGGAACACGCGACCCGGATCCTGCGCCTGACCGATCGAACCCGGAGCACGGGTCGTCACGGAGTTACCGTGCGAGGCACGATTGGACGAGAAGTTGTGGCGCTTGATCACACCGGAAAAGCCTTTACCCTGGCTGGTACCGGTTACATCAACCAGTTGACCCACCTG
This genomic window from Laribacter hongkongensis DSM 14985 contains:
- the rplC gene encoding 50S ribosomal protein L3, giving the protein MSLGLVGRKVGMTRVFAEDGQSIPVTVLDMSANRVTQIKTADTDGYNAVQVAYGSKKANRVLKAEAGHFAKAGVEAGRGLKEFTADAAKLAELKVGDTLTVELFQVGQLVDVTGTSQGKGFSGVIKRHNFSSNRASHGNSVTTRAPGSIGQAQDPGRVFPGKRMAGQYGNVKRTVQSLEVVRIDAERQLLLIKGSVPGSKGNDVVVLPAVKAGA